GGAGCCCCAGATCAAGCTGGTGCAGTTGACGGGCGCCGGCGATCATTTCAGCTTCGGCGCCAGCGTCCAGGAACATGCGCGGGATCAGGCGGCGCGCATGCTGGAACAATTCCATGGGATCTTTTATCAGCTCATCGATCTGGCCGTTCCGACGGCGGCGCTGGTTTCCGGGCAGTGCCTCGGCGGCGGGCTGGAGCTGGCCTTGATGTGCAACTTTCTGATTCTCGACGAGACCGCGAAGCTCGGGCAACCGGAGATTTCGCTGGCCGTGTTTCCCCCTCCGGCATCGCTGATTCTTCCGCTCAAGCTCGGCCAGGCCCGGGCGGACGAACTTCTGCTGACCGGCCGAAGCGTGTCTGCGGCGGAGGCCGTTGCCTTGGGGATGGCCTGCCAGTCCTATGAATCGCGCGCGGCCATGCTGGCGGGAGTTGATGCGTGGATCGAGAAACAGATCCTTCCCAAGAGCGCGTCCTCGTTGCGGATTGCAGTCAAGGCCGGGCGGCACATGTTCAACGATGTGCTGCGCGAGCGGCTGAAAGACCTCGAGCGCGTGTATGTGTCGGAACTGATGGCGACGCACGACGCCAATGAGGGGATTGCCGCGTTCCTCGAACGGCGCCCTCCGGTATGGGAAAACAGGTGAATATGAGATTCCAAGGGAAGTCCGTCATCGTTACCGGCGGCAGCCGGGGCATCGGGCGAGCTATTGCCGAGCGGTTCGCACACGAAGGCGCGACGGTGTCGATCCTTGATATCGATGCCGGGGAGGCACCCCCATCCTCGAACAACGGCGCCATCCATTTCTTTGCCGGAGATGTCGCCGAAGCCGACGATGGCGCCCGCTTTGTGTCGGACGTCCTCGCAAGAACCGGCCGCCTTGATGTGCTCGTGAACAACGCCGGCATCATTCGCGACAACGTCATCTGGCGCATGTCCGAGGAGGAATTCGATTCGGTGATCCGTGTCAATTTGAAAGGGCCCTGGCTGCTGTCCCGCGAGGTAATCCCTGTCATGAGGCGGCAGCAGTATGGGCGCATCATCAACATCATTTCGCGCGCATGGCTGGGCAACCCGGGACAGTCGAATTATTCCTCCTCCAAGGGAGGGTTGGTCAGCCTGACTCGCGTGCTGGCCCTCGAACTGGCCCGCTACCATGTGACTGTGAATGGAGTTGCCCCGGGATTGATTGACACGCCGATGACGCGCAGACTGCCCAAGGAGGTGCTCGACAAGTTGATCGCCGCGCAGCCGGGCAGCCGGATCGGCCAACCGGAGGACATTGCGAACGCCGTTGCCTTCCTGGCATCCGAGGAGGCGCGATTCATAACCGGTCAGATCCTCCATGTCGACGGCGGCAAAAGCATCGGCGCGGCGCTTCTGTAATGCTCAAATGCTGTGAAATGCCAAAAGGTGAGACGAGCATGGGCCAACCCCGCCGTTGGGTGCTGGCTGTTTCCCACACGTGACACTGTGGGTTTGGAACGGTTCCTCATTCCTGATGGATGTCGTATGAGGCCCGAGGGGCCGTTATTTAATAGGCCCGGCGGTCAGGCCGGGATTAGGATTGCAGAAAGCCGAGCGCCGGAAGCGCGGCACTTAATGCTGCGTTCTCGGTCGAGTATCGCGCCTTCGGCGCTCATGTTACCGAAATCTCTAACCCCGGCCTGACAGCCGGGGCTATTGCCTGACGGCACTTCGGGCCTCGGCGTCGAGCAGATATATAGACACCAGCTGATGGCTAGGACGCCTCATCCACCCCCAGTGTCACGTGTGTCCTGCTGTCAGCGATGGGCGGGAGATCCTCGGCTTGATTGAAGACCATGTCGGCGGAGTTGAAGTATGAAGGATGTATCTGCAGCGTTCGAGCGGGCACGCATCCCGTACGGAACATGGGGAAGCAGTTACTTCCCCGCCTGGCAAACGTCACCGCTGGCAGAGGTCAACATCGGCCAGTTTGCCGGGGAGGCAATGAACCGTATTCTCGGATTGAGGAGAGTTCCCAAACATGTGATCGATTATCTGGTGATAGGATCCACGATCCCGTGGCACTGGAAATTCTGGACGGCGCCGCTGGTCGCCAGCTGCCTGGATCATAGAATTCCCGGCTACCACATCGAGCAGGCCTGCGCGACCGGATTGCAGGCCGTCATCCTCGCCGCGGCAGAGGTCGAATGCCGCGCACATGACGTCGTCGGCGTGCTCACATTCGACCGGACATCGGATTCCCCCGCAGGAGTCTTTCCCGAACGCCGCACATACCAGCGCACGCACGCACTCTCGGATGTGTGGGACAACTTCGGTTTCGATCCCGCCACCGGCAGGTCCATGATCGCCTGTGCAGGATTGGCGGCCCGGAAGCACCGGCTGGATCGAGAGGAAGTTGATGAATTAACGGCTTGTCGCTACGAGCAGTACTTCAGCGCCAAAGCCAGGGGATTCCTGCAGAAGGTTCTGGTCCCGCTGGAAATACTCAATCTTCAGGGGAAGTCGATGGGCTGGATCGATGATGATCTGGGGGTTCGACAGGTTTCACTGGCCGGCCTGAGGACAATGCGGGAACTGGACACCTGCGTCACGCCGGGCACGCAAACTCATGCATCCGACGGCATGGCGACGCTGCTCGTCGCCGACCAGGCCAGAGCCCGGGAGCTCAGCGCAAGACCCGAGATCGACATCCAGATCGTCGGCAAGGCGGAGGTCCGCACCTCTCCGAGCCTGATGCCGGAAGCGCCGGCGCAGGCGGTCTCAGGCCTGCTGCTGCGCACCGGCCTGACCGTGGAAGATATGGCGGTAGTCAAGGGCCACAATCCTTTCGCCGTCAATGACGTCCTGTTTGCCAAAGTGTTCCATTATGACTGGCGAAAGATGAACACGACCGGCTGCCCTCTGGTCTGGGGGCACCCCCAGGGGCCGACGTTGACTCGGGTCGTTGCGGAAGCGCTCGAGGAGGCGGTCGAACTGGGCGGCGGATACGCGCTGGTCTGCGGCTGCGCCGCTGGCGATGTCGGGATCGCAGTCATCTTCAAGGTCACGGATCGGGGCAACAGATCATGAAATCGTTACGACAGTCAACGCTGGAAACATTGGGATTGGGGACAGTTCTCGACATTTTTCGTCGCGGCACGTTGCCCGTGTCCGCCGGGACTTTGGCGGGTGCAGTCTTCGGAAATCCCGGCGCGCGCGGCTCGCTGGTCATATCGGGCGCCAACGGGATCGCGGGCGCGGGCAAAACAATGCAGTTGGGCTCACGTCTGATTCCCTACGGGATCACGATAGTGGGACTGGATATCGCCGGCGCGCCGGACGGCATAGGCCGCCAATACCAGGCGCTCGCCGCCGCCTTCGGGCAATCAAAGGCCAATGAGATCATGTCCGGTATTGTCCGGCTCAATTACGACGGCCGCACACTGCCTGCCCAGCTTCACGGGCTGCGTCCGCGTTTTCTGCTCGAG
The Terriglobia bacterium genome window above contains:
- a CDS encoding SDR family oxidoreductase — translated: MRFQGKSVIVTGGSRGIGRAIAERFAHEGATVSILDIDAGEAPPSSNNGAIHFFAGDVAEADDGARFVSDVLARTGRLDVLVNNAGIIRDNVIWRMSEEEFDSVIRVNLKGPWLLSREVIPVMRRQQYGRIINIISRAWLGNPGQSNYSSSKGGLVSLTRVLALELARYHVTVNGVAPGLIDTPMTRRLPKEVLDKLIAAQPGSRIGQPEDIANAVAFLASEEARFITGQILHVDGGKSIGAALL
- a CDS encoding enoyl-CoA hydratase/isomerase family protein — protein: MPDKVRTEFLHSREVVRITLNAPKANILDSHMMGELRGELASLAQEPQIKLVQLTGAGDHFSFGASVQEHARDQAARMLEQFHGIFYQLIDLAVPTAALVSGQCLGGGLELALMCNFLILDETAKLGQPEISLAVFPPPASLILPLKLGQARADELLLTGRSVSAAEAVALGMACQSYESRAAMLAGVDAWIEKQILPKSASSLRIAVKAGRHMFNDVLRERLKDLERVYVSELMATHDANEGIAAFLERRPPVWENR